One Glycine max cultivar Williams 82 chromosome 8, Glycine_max_v4.0, whole genome shotgun sequence genomic window, ACGATATGACGCTGGCGGCGCCGCACGGCGGAAGACACCGCCGGTTTTCTACTCCACTTATTCGGAACCACTCGTCGGCGTTTTACACAACGCGAAGGTGGGAAACAGACCAATGCTGGTAGAGGAATTAACATTGCTTCGGGaattaacaaagaaaaattGTGGATTTGTTAACAAGAAAGAGGAATCTCCGAATCGGTGAGAACTATGTGCAAAAGTTACTATGCAAAAACAGTAAAGCAAAGTGTTTCTCTATTAATTAATCTTCTTGGAAAACTCATGAGAGTGTCGTGATGCCAACATTTTCACGCACTTACAAGATGACTAacgatgtgtgtgtgttttgattGTAGTTAAAAGCTTGTCAAACCGAAAATGACACATTCTAATATAATGCACCAATTGAGAAACGAGTATTTAGTCTCATTAAGATCAAAGATTGAACGTAATTTGTATTTGTTGGGTCTGGCAACTAGGTGTTGGTATAATGGTGTTGGGATGTTTGCATAAACTCTAACCTCAAGTAAGAATCAGAGTTTAAGGTGTTTATAAAGTTGTCATGGCGTGTCCAAAGTGGGAGGTGTCATGCATTCTACGTGAGTACTTTTTTGGTTCAAATGAGAAGTTTGTCATCCTGAATTAGGTAGGTTATGATGTTCTCGGGAGTGTTTGGTTTGGGTAAGAACAAACACCTGATCTTCATATGATTGGTGATATCCacttctagaataatcatccCTAACTTGTGGCTTCTTTATGAAAGCAGCTAACTTTATGCATTATTCCATGGTGATAGAATGTCTTAGTCGGTTGCTATAACTCAGTTTGGATGATTCCAAGATTCCACTTCTAGAAAAATATATCCAAACACACCTGATGTAGTTTAGTGGATAATTAACTATGTTAATCCTTAGAGTGTTACTTAGCCTCAACACAATGACAAATTCTATGGTAAACCATATAGTATGATTCATCGGTGAATCACAAATACTTAACCCTCggatataatttaaataaaaacaacagtaaaaattatacatgggtgatataagattttattaaataaaagttgtATATAATAAATTCAATTCTCAATTTTAAGCCTAGGTTCGTAAGCCAACACGAAAACCTATGGGGCAGATTCAAACGCGCTTGTATGCCCATTATATGTTACTGTAGGGAAGTGATGGATCGTGGATGCATATTTTGGTTGTAGGGAACTTGTCTTTTTTATTCCCTTTATTTTTGTGTAATGGTATGGGTTTTCCCTGTGTAACAAAAGCCACCAGTGAAACTAATGAaaggggattttttttttatgtgccaTTTTCATCTTCTCAATCCACGGATTTTGTAAATTGTCTTATTAATGTTCAACAAACGCAACTACTTGCGAGGTCGACACTTGGCAAAATATATAGATGCATATTCATCCCCACCTTCGTCTGCTGTGAAAATCTCTGTTTGTTGCATAATTGAGAAGGGTTTTGGTTGTGTTGTTGTGTTGGTGTTccgaatttaaacaaaaaaaaaatgtgggtaattttttttaggaatggTAATTGTAGTGTGATGTCATACGCCCATAAttgacattttataatttttaatacatttaagttaattttttaaaatactttttagcTACCGTTCACTTATATATCATTGGACCATTTGAGTAGCAACTTCACCGTAAAATccgttcatatatatatatatatatatatatatatatatatatatatatatatatatatatatatatatatatatatatatatatatttcacataCGCGCACGGCACGTGGAATACTAATGCACACACATTATTCCTGGCCCTTCTTCACTGTCAAACATCCTTTTTTGTTCCTGTACCGCATGGTTGTATCACAAATATAGTATTAACTCCTTAAACCTCAACATCATGCCACTGATCAATATTCCTATTGTTAATTGATTTAATGTGTGATCATGTAAACAACTCAAACACTTATTTAACAAATTCTGGTTACATGAAAATCTatacaataaattatatcatcaaattataagtTTAGAGTCATAAACTTAAgatttaattacatatttatcattcaacttttatcatttgGTGAAATTTACCatttaagatatatataaattttacaactcaaattttaaaattttagacatTTTATCACCAAGTTCTTTTCCAAGTGTTTTATCATCATGTAATCACATCGTTttgcaaaacaaaacaatattattttgtttttttctttaattttagtgAGATGTCACCACTAGGTGATAAAACTTGTGTGGAGGATGGAattcaattcatttattttaaaaaatatttaaaatccaGTTTAATCTAttcaattatgttaaaaaaacacttgaatcgaataaaattaattatataattaaataagtaacagttcattttatcctattttttgtatttaataaattatccaATTAACAATTCATGGACGAAGATCAGTACAAcattcttttttcatatttgactttttaaaaaattacaattacttatatattaattttacatcCTCTTCAAAACAGTATAGCAATAAATCTGATTtcttagaataaatattttaaaaaatcaataaaacaaATACTTTTCCTTTAAagtgaatttataaaaaaaattgtaaaaaaaattgttgtaagtattttaaaataaccatATATAGTAGTGTGCTAAAATAACTTTATAGACATGTCCATCCATAAAAAGATATTAatggataaattttattaattagatcATAAtcagattgaatttttttaatcaaatgtgaattatttttaatacatccgttataatcaaaataaataaaaattcaaaccaTCTACTTGATAGGTCAATTATAAATcacattttgaaattattgCTTCCGTATGGAGTGGAGCATTTAAATTCAGTCAAAACTAATTTTGTTGCTGCAGAATATTTTCAAAGATGAACTACCTGTCAACACTGACTACTCGATTTCCATCCTTACAAGTTACAACGAAACTCACTGAGCTTTGTACAAAATTCCAATATCATATTATAAGTTCACAAGGCGAAGGGTTTGCACATTTCTGGAAAacgagatgaaaaaaaattatttacatgtcATAAGCATGGAGTTTATGACATGCAATAAAAGACGGATACTAGAGAGATCAGCTCCAGTCATTGTAGGCAAGCTACGTTGATGATTCAGTATCTGATAGACTTGCTCAAAGATGGATCGTGTGTGCATTGCAATCGTCAGGTCTGACGGATTTATGGCAGCAGCCACATCTGTCAACCACGCAATCTTTCGCGGTGTATCGTTGTTAATATCACAGGCCAATTGCTGCAGAAGTGAAAGCAGTACACCTTGGCTTAAAGGAAGAGGAACCATTGACAAAAGTCCGTGTAAATCAACCTGCTTAACAGAAATGGAGTGATTCTGTTAATACTCAGTAGTCAATATTTATTTGATGAGAAAAATCTAACACAACTTTCAATTAATGCTTATAAAAAGcaataaaatgttataaattaagTTAATGCTCCTTCAACTCAAGTTGAATCAGGAGATTTTTATTGCAAACGGTTGTAACCTTATGCACAATTTTCCTTTCCTTAACCAATTGGAGTTAACAGTTGAAGAAGTGCATCCCAACTGGAGATTTTACCCAAGCTGACCTACAGATTGGTTTAATTGAAAGATAAAACATCTCTGGCATACCTGAGTACATAACCAAGATACAATGGATACATCACTTCTATGTAGAGCTCCAATGAAAGCCTCCTCATATTTCCGTTCAGAAATCAACCTAGCTAGCTCTTGTGTGGGATCTAGAGGCACCTCGACCTGATACACAATGCAAAATTGCAAGAGAAATTATTACCATGTATGATTGAAAGTAAAGTTTTCTATTTAACCCCTATCTACAACAACTAAGGCCCACAAGTGATTAGCAAAGTTACCCACCTTTTCATGAAGTAAAGGACCATTGTTTAGCTGGACAGGCAGAGTATTTAATGTGCCAGAGTTTGTTCTTGTAGCTGCGAGCGTCACTAGCTTTCTCTGGCCCTCAAGCACTTCTCTACTCAAGGTTTGAGTAATTGATGATGCTGAATTAATAGAATCCTGCAAAATGCATCAAGAGGAATACTGCCATTGAGATACAAAGAGGGTGACAAGCTAAATAAGAGCAAAACTACCATGTCCAAAAGCTTTTTCTTGATAACCCATCATTTCTATTTAGCAGTGTGAACTAAGCAAATAAGAATCTGCAAGTTTCGCTCAGTATGTTGGTGGTGTGATGACCCTAGCCCACTCAGCAAGTGGCAGTCATGCACACAGATGCAAATTGTTCTTGTAGAAAGTAGCTGCCTTTCGGTTAAAACAGAAGACCTACCAAAAAGCAATTGAAATACAAAAGGGCCTACAATACCGAACTAGAACTAATACCTTCTCATTCAAGACattaataacaaacaaaatactATCATAAAAGCTTGATCTCTTAAATGTTTTGAGAGAcccaaattaattcattaagctcTTCTTTTTATGCATCCCACCAGTCAGATCATCTTTTCGCACAACTCATTTGATTATCCATCTCTCTCTAGtataaaatgacttaagtaaggCATTTTTTTCCAAATGAAAAGGTGAAGGTTGCTACAAAAGACCCCAAAGAAACAAATAGATTCAGTTACTCACCCTTAGTGTCATTGCCAACGAAGTGGGTGCAGATTCAAGGCGTTGCTGCACAGCAGTTGAATGTTCAACCATGCCTTTCTGAAATGTAGCGTCCACTTGCTCAAACATGGCTTTACACGACATCTCAAATGCAGGAACCACTGATGTTTCAAAACTGGATTTGAGTGCCTCCTACAGAAGAAATTAATTCACAGTAATGAGCAAATGTTCCCCAGATGAAATTACAAATACCACTAACTCACAGAATGACAAAATACGAAGATACAGTACACTTAAGAGTGAAAGCAAGGCAAGTGACATACCTGAAGCACCTGTTTGCCAGTTGTCTGAAATTGCGCTTGGATTTGCCTAGCTACAGTAGCTTCAAGTTTTGAATTAACTGATCTATCAAGTTGGTTCACTGCCTTATCACCCACTCCTCTCTATGGCATAAAGTACCAATTAGATCCCAGAAAGACAATTTATTAAGttcattctaatttttattagataaaaaaaatagtgagcAAACCTGGAAGGACTCCACAATAGAAGAAGATATTATTTTCTCCACAGCAGGAGACATTGCACGTACTACTGCTTGCCCAACTGAAGCCATTTCCTTCTTTACTGTTTTCTCCAGTATCACTGGTAGATCCTTATTCATAAAGTTACTAATCAAACCTGTAACTTGCTGGATACGGTCTCGTAACAACTTTTCACTTTTTGCATTCTCCTCCTGAATTCGAGCCCACAAAGCATCACTGTTGGACTTGACAGCTTTTTCCATGTTTCTCCCTAGGGCAGCCTCAAGCCTTCTACCTTCTTTTGTCACTGGAACAGCAACCATCATTGTCATTTGCTTCTGCATCTCTTTTTGCATTGTCAATAACTGCCAAAATAAGAAGATCATGAATTATTAATGAGTCAAACTGcccaaatatgaaaaaatacaaTTCTTGCAATGTTACTTCAATACATTTTGTTTATAATCTTTCGATGAAGTTAAAAAGTAAACATAAGGAAATGAAAATCTCATTTGGATGGGGGTTTTCTAATGGACAAGTacttatagagactaaaaactcTAGCCTCAGAAggacagaaaaaaaaacaaaaaaactgttTTCAGCATTTTCTGAGAAGAAAAATTCTtgactatttttaaaaagattacttataaaaaaacattttcaacaaaAAGTCCCTTTATACACATGCTAAAttgctaataaattaaaatataatgcaTGATTAGCTATTCATCATCTTGACCAACCAAAAACTCTTGAGAAATCACCTGATTGAGCGATTCTTGCATTGCCAGAATTTGGGGGAAAGCATTTTCAGCAGATGGGAGGCTAGAATTTCCAATTGGTTCATTGAATGAATCAGTTGAATTGCACGCACTTGGAAATGAGGAAGATGGGCCTGCTGGTTGAGAATTTTTACCCTTCTGCCTTTTCCCTTTTGCATTAGGTGCAGGAGATGGTGGCACTGCCACAGATGTAGATGAGTCAGAAACCTTTTCATGGGCATCTTTTGCAAAGTCTTGGAGTCCATCCTCACTGGCATCAAGCGGTTGAGCCAGTGAGTCCCCTCCTGTTGTTGAATCAAGTTGCCCAGGTTCCTCCATAAGGTATGTATCCTCAGATATCGAACAGCATTCCCGGGCCATCTCAATACCAAGATCTGAAGCCTGAgagcaaaataatttttctttactaTCAGCAACTGAAGGTTGTTGAGACCCTTGCCCACCAAATTCATCACTTTGATTAGATCTTGTCTCACCCACCACTTTCACTTCCACTTCAGCATTACCTACATCAACAACATCCTGGATCTTTGCTTCTCCCTCATTTTTCCTATCAATTATATTAGTCTCAGAGGAGGAACCAGCTTTGGTGATCTCAGATGGTGTAATTAGATGAGTTGGTTGCTTAAACAAGACAGAAGGATTAAGTACACTAGAAATGTCATCctgcttcattttcttctcatcATTCTTTGAATCACTATTCAATGGGTCAGACAAGTTCCTGTGAATTGTATCCATTTGTCTGTCTATTGAATAATCATTAACGGGATGGTCCCCAACATGATCACTCAAGTTGGATTGTGGACTTCTGATATCAGAGAGTTTCCTAGATAACCTTGGGCTCAAAGGAAGAGGTGAAGATGGAATACAAACAATATCAGCATCACTACTGGAAGGAGGTAATGTAGCAGGTTTAGCTTCAGTATTTGAACTGCTGATTCCTCTAGAAATAGGTGCCTCAACATGGCCAGAGCTTAAAGGGTATCGTGCCACAAGTCCACCCTCATTACTACTTGTTTGTAACATTGTTTTGGGAGCAGAACTGGCTAAAGACATTTCAGTTGTTCTACCTGCAGAAGAATCTAAAGAGTGGAATCCTTCAACAGTAATAGGATCGCGTGAAACACTGGAATCTGACTTCTCTAGTCCCACATTTTCATATGGCGGAGGCAAGCACTGAGCCAGATCCAAAGCATACTGCTGAATAGCCTGTGTCTGAACACAATAAACCTGAACAATATGTTCACCATGAGGCAATATATCACTGGTCCCAGTAAAACTCAGAATGGGCATGGTCACAGTAAACTCGGCTATATAATCCATGCGTGTTGATTCTGGATTAGAACCATATTCTAAATGCACAGCATATATAGCATTCCTCTGGGCATTTGCAAGTAAAAGCAGACCTGCATGAGACAATGCTGCAACTTGATTAAAGAATGCATCCTTAGAAGGTTGAGCTGAACTCTTCAACTCCAGTGTCTGAGTGCATTTCCATGATTCAGTGTCACTTGGGAGCAGCCAACCTTCGTCACTTGCTGAGACCCAAAGCTTTACTTCCCGATTTTGTGGTCCCTACACAAGGtatcaattataatatataaacaagtaaaaaaaatatcactagACTAGTCACATATGATAGTTCTGTGGAGGGTCATATGATAGAAACAATGAACCACAAACACAGACCTCTGTTAATTTTTTAAGCTTTtcaatgtaaataaaattgattgattACTGAGTATTATCACAAAAAGTGTACTACCTCAATATTGGAAGACACAAATTCAGATAAAAGACATGATCTACTAATGTTGATGAATACACTTACTGCTGTGATAAGGACAATATGATCAGGCTGGTGAGGAGCAGTAAAAAATGTAGCAGAAAAAACCGGATTCCCATCATGTGGTCTCAAAATCGCAAGTGGTTGTGTCTTGCGATCTTCCCAGATCTTTATCTGTCACATTTGAGATCAGAGACAAATATGATTGAGACATCtataacaaattaaacaaataacaaataagcACAACATAGACATGCACAAGGATGTTACACTCAATTGATaccatatttaaattaataaagcgTACAGGAGGTAATTTTCTCAGCATTTTTTCCCATGTTTCCAAATGATCCCAATCTGTTAcacaacttaaataaaaatgataaggtTTAAAGtctgtaaaataaaacaaacttaaaataaCTATACCACCACTTTTCCCCCAGTTTCATAACAACACTAAGATGTTTTTTAAGTGCATTTGGTGTTATCCTCCTATCAAAATTGGAGATTCACCTCAGTATCCAACGCCAACTTTAAATGCTGACCTTTGTTGTAAAAGTTGCCAAGGTGAAGctgtaattttaattagagaACATCACCAAAAACCTTTAAGGAACAGCTTTATCCAAGTATTGTCAGTTTCATATTTGTTCTTCATTCTTGTCCTCACTACTTCAACGGTAACTGCATCTACTATATTGTTTTTGGGCAATACTTGCATGACCACACTGCCTATAGGAACAATTAAgacaatattaaaataacttcaGCTTCACCAAGTTTCACTGCAGACCAATGTTATCAAATAGCAGTGAAGGTGCTATGGTGTGACAAAATTTGTACAAAACACTATGTAAGGACATTGGTGTGGCAGCTTATGAAAACCACTATTTGTTTGGCAGCCATGGCAGAAACAGTGACCACGGCAGAAAAACACtacttttaaaaagtatttttaaaaggaaatgaaCAGTCTCCATCATTCcgcttgaaaataattattgaagaGAACCAAATCTTCTATAGCACGCATTCATAACTCCCTCCAGTCAcgtaagaaaataaattctgcATTGCATATTCCCCACCACCATCTCTTGCAAGAGAGTTCATGGGAGTCACCACCAAGCATCTGGTGTCTAAAAcatggaaagaaatttccttctATAACTCTTCCTCTTTACTTTCCCTTTGTTTCTTTCTCATACCTTTTGCTTTCTAGTTTATTGTTTTTCATGtatgtcatcattttttcttttattaatcatatcttttcatgattattattattttttattatagctGGCATGCTTTCACCATGGTCTGCAATGCCATCCCCCATATTTTTATGACAAACTTTTTGGCTTTCCATCATCCACCATTAATCATAACGCTTcagaatttattattattgtaatttaataAATCTATGCTTTTTGACTGGTTGTGTATGTAGGCATTGTGTTCATACAAGAATTGCTCATTGCTTTCTCTCTTCACTCCTATCCTTTGATGCACCCACATATTTGGGTGCTTGGttttatagcaaaaataccaaTTCAggctaaaagaaaaacatagatATTAACGAAACATTCATACGACTGCATTATTTATCCTGATCAGAAAAATGCTTTAATAAACACTGTCatctttcaacaaaaaaaaaaagaattaattacaACAGAAAAATACAAACCGTGCCATCTTGTGACGCAGATACCAATCGATTGGTCATCCATTGGCACATCGACAAATCAGTCACCTCCCCGTCATGTGTGCCTACCAGCTGAACCCCATCAATGAGCTTATCCACAGGACATCTCAGAGGATCATCTACCACAAAGGCTTCACCATTTCCAACTTTTGTGGTATCAATCCTTAAAACATGTTTTCCCATACCAACTATCAAAATCTCCTGTTAGAAAAGgttgaattaatataaaaagaatacAGGGAAGAAAGGTAAACCATAGCTTCAGGTTTTTGGAAATGAGAACAATAAAACAGGAGATTATGAGGCAAATACTTGTTTGTGGCAGTGCCAGCAAATTTGAGGATGTTCAACTTTCTCCTCCCCCACTATTTGAACAGCAATAACAATATTGGCAGTAATTTGAGGCTTATCTTCATCATCTGGGCCTTCAGTTATCTTCCACACGTAGACACGGCCATCTGTGCCAACACTGTATAGAAAGCATGTTCCCATAATTCATAGACAAAACAAACTACgccatttaaaattttgaggcTACAAAAACTACCTAGCCAAGAGATGAACATCTTCAGCAAAGAACGCCAAGTCTGTGACCCTCTGACAAGGGGAAAAAAAGATTAATCAAAGGATAAATTCGttatcctttaaatatttttgccattaaaaaaacatacataaCAGTATAAGTGTGAAATAGGGAAACAACTCACGAGTTGAAAGGCAACAAGCCTGCAAGCAACCTTTGAATACATACAAGAACTCTACTacaatgaacaaaagaaaatgcTGCCTTTTCACCTAGAATTATACTATAGCAGCACCACAAAGTAAATTTCACAACGAAACAAAGCAATGCTAGTGGGGAAATCCAACATAGAATTGTTCCCATGGCCAATGTTGCTATCTGCTATTTTTGCGTCCTATGAACTTGAGTTGAGCCTCAACAAAGTAATAAAATCGCCATCAATATAACATGTTTGGACCAggattattattcaaatttcagaTTGTCCCCCTTCCTTACAAGATTATGGACGCAAAAACAacctcaaatattaaaaataatagtatgaAATCTTAGTCATTAAACCCATAGACAATATCATAATCTTTTATATCAGGATATTAAAATCTAACCCTTCTCAAAGTACATGATAGATCAACACTCTCTCAAGGGAcctagaaacaaaaaatttctgatttacattaaaataaaacattatggAATCATTTAATCTACATAAAACCAACCGCCCAGTGGGAAAAGCCTTTGATGCTATCATACCATATCTGATCTTATAAACAAGCGACAATTAaccatttctaaaatttatcTCCAAAGTTTTAACTGCAGTCGCAGTACTGGTTTCCTCATGTTCCTTGATATTGTGGCAAAACGCAGACAAATGCGTCTAATGCAGAAACCATTGGGGTCACAGACACCCCAAAAAGCTCGATCTTGAGGCGAAAAAAAGTGGTCTTCCTTGTGTTCATTGACATCGCAGAAATTGCAGACAAATGCACCCGGATGCAGCCACAATTGGGGTCGCAGACACCCCAAAAAAACGTTGTTTATCCCTTTTTTTTGTCTGTTTTTTGCTCACCTATCTTATTATCTAAAGCATTGCTCcatatgattttttatgtttcttaattGCAAAACCAGCACAACAAGAATGTACCCAATACACTGAAAACAAACTCAGAAAGCAAAGCAAACCTGAGTGTGGCCTCTGAGCAAGGACCTGACAGCAGTGTGAATATTAAGCACCCTAATGTTCCCCTGTTTCAAGCCATAGCATATATACGACTTATTCACGGCAATCTGCCTCCCTAGAACCGGGTTAGGATCCGACCCGTATTTCGTAATCGGAGCCACCTCGAGCTGGGGCTGGACCTCGCCGGGCAGCCTCACGTCGACGTCGTAAGTCACGAGCTCCCCGGCCAAGTGTCTTCCCTTGGGGACCTTACTGCTGGGGAGGCGCGTGAGGGCCGCGGCAGCGGCGGAGGCAGCGGCGAGGACGGCAGAGGAGGAGACGGGGACGAACTCGGGCGGCGGGGGCTGCGGCGGGGCGGGGGAGGGGTTACCAAGGAGGGCCATGAGGCGGGCGCCGGCGTTGGGGTTGGAAGGGGGAGGGATGGGTTGGGTGGGGAAGGAGATGGAGCGGTGGTGGGGGTGGGGAGGGAGAGGGAGGTCGAAGTTGGGGAAGTGAAAGGGGGGAGGGTAGGAGGAGGAAGGGTtatggttagggttagggttagggttag contains:
- the LOC100798228 gene encoding enhancer of mRNA-decapping protein 4, producing the protein MASPNNHNPPPPTIPFDMHSFFNPQPPPPPSSNPNPNPNHNPSSSYPPPFHFPNFDLPLPPHPHHRSISFPTQPIPPPSNPNAGARLMALLGNPSPAPPQPPPPEFVPVSSSAVLAAASAAAAALTRLPSSKVPKGRHLAGELVTYDVDVRLPGEVQPQLEVAPITKYGSDPNPVLGRQIAVNKSYICYGLKQGNIRVLNIHTAVRSLLRGHTQRVTDLAFFAEDVHLLASVGTDGRVYVWKITEGPDDEDKPQITANIVIAVQIVGEEKVEHPQICWHCHKQEILIVGMGKHVLRIDTTKVGNGEAFVVDDPLRCPVDKLIDGVQLVGTHDGEVTDLSMCQWMTNRLVSASQDGTIKIWEDRKTQPLAILRPHDGNPVFSATFFTAPHQPDHIVLITAGPQNREVKLWVSASDEGWLLPSDTESWKCTQTLELKSSAQPSKDAFFNQVAALSHAGLLLLANAQRNAIYAVHLEYGSNPESTRMDYIAEFTVTMPILSFTGTSDILPHGEHIVQVYCVQTQAIQQYALDLAQCLPPPYENVGLEKSDSSVSRDPITVEGFHSLDSSAGRTTEMSLASSAPKTMLQTSSNEGGLVARYPLSSGHVEAPISRGISSSNTEAKPATLPPSSSDADIVCIPSSPLPLSPRLSRKLSDIRSPQSNLSDHVGDHPVNDYSIDRQMDTIHRNLSDPLNSDSKNDEKKMKQDDISSVLNPSVLFKQPTHLITPSEITKAGSSSETNIIDRKNEGEAKIQDVVDVGNAEVEVKVVGETRSNQSDEFGGQGSQQPSVADSKEKLFCSQASDLGIEMARECCSISEDTYLMEEPGQLDSTTGGDSLAQPLDASEDGLQDFAKDAHEKVSDSSTSVAVPPSPAPNAKGKRQKGKNSQPAGPSSSFPSACNSTDSFNEPIGNSSLPSAENAFPQILAMQESLNQLLTMQKEMQKQMTMMVAVPVTKEGRRLEAALGRNMEKAVKSNSDALWARIQEENAKSEKLLRDRIQQVTGLISNFMNKDLPVILEKTVKKEMASVGQAVVRAMSPAVEKIISSSIVESFQRGVGDKAVNQLDRSVNSKLEATVARQIQAQFQTTGKQVLQEALKSSFETSVVPAFEMSCKAMFEQVDATFQKGMVEHSTAVQQRLESAPTSLAMTLRDSINSASSITQTLSREVLEGQRKLVTLAATRTNSGTLNTLPVQLNNGPLLHEKVEVPLDPTQELARLISERKYEEAFIGALHRSDVSIVSWLCTQVDLHGLLSMVPLPLSQGVLLSLLQQLACDINNDTPRKIAWLTDVAAAINPSDLTIAMHTRSIFEQVYQILNHQRSLPTMTGADLSSIRLLLHVINSMLMTCK